A window of Streptomyces profundus genomic DNA:
CGGAGCTTCGGCGACGATCCACGAGGCATGCAGGGCCCGTAAAGGTTCAGTGAGATGCACCCCGGACGGGCTCACCGCGATCCGTGCGCCCGGCCTCGGACGTCTCCGTCCCCGGCCGCCGCCGGACGCCCAGGCCCGGCCGGTGCCCGGGGCGTCCGGCCCGCCGCCCGGCCGGCCGTCAGCCGCCCGAGCCGCCCTGCTCCTCGTCGAAGGCCCGGTTGATCGCGGTGCGCAGCCGCGCCCAGACCTCGCCCGCCTCGTCCAGCTGCGCGCCGGACGCGCCGGGGACGCCTCGGGCGACGATGGCCACCCTGATCTCGCCGTTCGGGGTGCGGACGGACTCCACGTCGGAGTCGATCAACTCGCCCTCGTACATGGCCTTGCGCACCAGGAGGGAGAGACCGCCCGTGTTGCCGTCGGCGGCGGAGCCCGTGGTGTCCGCCCGCCGGCCGGCGCCGGAGGCGCGCTCCGCCTCGCCGGCCGTGTCCGGCTCGCCGCCTTCGAGCACGGCGCCCAGCGACTCCGCGTTCCACCCGACCAGCTCGGCGTAGTGGTGAATGGTGCCGGTGAGCTTCTTGATCGCGCCCTTCTCGATGTTGTAGATGGCGCCGCGCTCCACTTTGAGGGACTTGGCGACAAACTTCTGTTGGAGCCCACGCCCTTCCCGCGCCTGCTTCAACAACGTTCCCAGCCGTGCCCAGTCTTGAGTCATGAAATCTATGTTGCCGCACCTCTGTGCAACGCGACAGGCCCAAAATCGGCCATTGAGCAGCATGTACAGCGCCATATGGTTGCGTCATGCCAAGTGGGTGTCTCAAATACACAACCACAAGCCCCTGACGTGCAGAAACTAAGCATGAATAGTTGCTCACTAAACATCGGTGGCCTTATCCTCTGAACGTGACACCGAACGGCACCGCGATTCGGGCCATCCGCACGGTTCGGCGGCTCAGCCTTCGTGACCTCGCCCGACTCACCGGCCTTGATCGAGGCCATCTCTCACGCCTGGAACGCGGCCTCGCCGGCGCCAGCGAGGTGACGCTGCAACGCATCGCCTCCACCCTCGGGGTGCCGATCAGCGACCTGCTCCGCAACGACGACGACCCCGCCGTCGAGGCCGTCCCCGGACGTGAGGTGCCGCCCCCCGGCTCCCCGGAGGGCGAGCTCTTCCACTACACCCCGGAGGAGGCCGCCAAATGGCTGCCCTGGTCGGCCAGTTGGATCCGCCGCAAGGCGCGGGTACGGGAGTTCCCGCACAACAGGGGCGGCGGGCAGATCACCCTCACGGGTCGCGACATCAGGGAGATCTCCGCCATGACGGCCATCCGCCCCGCCCCCGCTCCCCCGCCGGACTGACGGCCGGACCCGCGCCATGGCTGAAATCAACTGCGCACAGAGCGTGACATCGCGCCTCGGCGTTCAGCAGCCGCGTCGCGGGGCGCTCTCCTGGATCGCGGAGATTTAACGCGCGAGTAGTGGTCTACTCCTTCATGTGTTCGTACCATCGCGCCATGCTGGTCACGCTGATCGCCGCTGCCCGCAGTTCCTCCCTCCTGGACGCCCGTTTCGACGATGAACGGCCGCTCGACGCGGCCGGCTGGTTGGCGCTGGAACGGGCGATCCCCGCGCTGCTGCCGCTGGCCGCCGCCGAGTTGCGCTACTGCTCGCCGACGCCATGCAGTCGACAGACCGGTGAGGCGCTCGGCCTGTCCCCGCTGGCCCAACCCGCCCTGCGGGACTGCGATATGGGCCGCTGGCGGGGGCGGACGCTACAGGAGGTGACCGCGCGCGAGCCGCAGTCCGTCGACGCCTGGCTGGCCGACCCCAGATCCGCCCCGCACGGCGGCGAGTCGCTGCTGGCCTTCGTCTCGCGGATCGGCGGCTGGCTGGACACCCGGCCCATCGAGGGCGACGGCCTGGTGGTGGCCGTGACCGAGCCCACCGTGATCAGAGCCGCGATGCTGTACGCGCTCAAGGCGCCACCGGCCTCCTACTGGCGTACGGAGGTCTATCCGCTCTCGGTGGTCAGCCTCAGCGGCGGACGCGGACGTTGGAGTCTGCGGCTGGGATGAACGGGAGCCCGCCACCACCCCCACGACCCCGGACCGGCACCATGGGGGCATGCGCACGCGACCAGTACTCGTCTATGACGGCGACTGCGGCTTCTGCACCGCCTCCGTGCTCTTCGCCGAGCGGCGGGTCGGGCCCGACTGCTCCGTCGTGGCCTGGCAGTTCGCCGACCTCGACGAGTTGGGGATCGACGCGGAGCGCGCCCAGCACGAGGTCCTCTGGGTGACCCCGGTGGGCCGGGTGTACGGCGGGGCGAGGGCCGTCGCCAAGACCCTGCTCTCCGCCGGCCGCTGGTGGGCGCCCCTCGGCGCGCTGCTCACCCTCCCCCCGATCAGCTGGCTCGCCCACGGCGTCTACCGCGCCATCGCCAACAACCGCCACCGCATGCCGGGCTCCACCCCCGCCTGCGCCGTCCCCTCCGGGGGCCCACACGGCGACCGCCCCACCGGAGACGACCCCGGGGAAGCCTGAAGCCCACCACCTCGGCCGACGCCAACTCAGTGCCACCGAAGCTCGGCTCAGCCGAAGGGGTGGCCCCCACGCCGCCCTCGCGGCGGACGAGGCCCGCCGCGCTCAGTGCCCCGTGGGCTCATTGAGGAGAAGGGCTGGTCCGGGCAGCCGATGTTGAACACGATTGTTCTTTGACTGCCGGGCCGCACTCCTCCGGGAGGGATACATGCACGAGATTGGGCTCTACTACCCGTATTTTCACGTCCGTGACGATACGTGGCTCAAAGCTGCGGCACTTTACCTGCCGCAGGTCGCGCGGGTGCGGCCACCGAGGTACCCCGTCCAGGACTCGGAGACGGCCGTAGTCCTGCGCGACGAACTCGACTTCCTGCGCGATGTCGACCCCGGCCCACACGCCGTGGCTGTAGCGCGCAGGTTCGAAGCATTAGTGGACCGAGAAGAAGATCGACTGCGCGAACAGTACCGTCTCCCCCCGTACCCTCCAGAAGTGGGGGGTTTCGGGAACGAGGTTGGCAATCCATGGCACCTGAATGAGTCGCGTTTCGCGTGGATCCATACTTCGCAACTCGGAGTTCCCGCATCATTCGACTACCGCGAGTGGGAACAAATCCTGCGGGAAGCTCAGGAACGCATCGGGCAGGGACTCCCGCCCGAAACCCCCGAGCTGGCAGACGCGATCTCGAACTGGAGCCCACCAACTCCATTCGTCGATCGTCTTTGCGAACTGGGGCTCGCCAAGCGGACGCGCTTCGACCCTTTGACCGGAGTCCGGGA
This region includes:
- a CDS encoding histidine phosphatase family protein, which codes for MLVTLIAAARSSSLLDARFDDERPLDAAGWLALERAIPALLPLAAAELRYCSPTPCSRQTGEALGLSPLAQPALRDCDMGRWRGRTLQEVTAREPQSVDAWLADPRSAPHGGESLLAFVSRIGGWLDTRPIEGDGLVVAVTEPTVIRAAMLYALKAPPASYWRTEVYPLSVVSLSGGRGRWSLRLG
- a CDS encoding helix-turn-helix domain-containing protein, with amino-acid sequence MTPNGTAIRAIRTVRRLSLRDLARLTGLDRGHLSRLERGLAGASEVTLQRIASTLGVPISDLLRNDDDPAVEAVPGREVPPPGSPEGELFHYTPEEAAKWLPWSASWIRRKARVREFPHNRGGGQITLTGRDIREISAMTAIRPAPAPPPD
- a CDS encoding thiol-disulfide oxidoreductase DCC family protein; translated protein: MRTRPVLVYDGDCGFCTASVLFAERRVGPDCSVVAWQFADLDELGIDAERAQHEVLWVTPVGRVYGGARAVAKTLLSAGRWWAPLGALLTLPPISWLAHGVYRAIANNRHRMPGSTPACAVPSGGPHGDRPTGDDPGEA
- a CDS encoding helix-turn-helix domain-containing protein; the encoded protein is MTQDWARLGTLLKQAREGRGLQQKFVAKSLKVERGAIYNIEKGAIKKLTGTIHHYAELVGWNAESLGAVLEGGEPDTAGEAERASGAGRRADTTGSAADGNTGGLSLLVRKAMYEGELIDSDVESVRTPNGEIRVAIVARGVPGASGAQLDEAGEVWARLRTAINRAFDEEQGGSGG